The genomic region gttatttaatacttaaatagtccaagatttttttcttctacgCTGTTATCGGAATAAAGGCAAGGTTTGATAAATACTGATAAGGCATTGTCTGCACATTGCATAATGGACATGCGGTTTGGAATTCTATTTCTTATAGGTATTGTTATTATCTGATCTTCTTTTAAGTCATGTAATACTGTGAATATGCTATCAAGATGCTTTAAATCACAGATCTAAATGTCTATGCAGCTTGAACAAACATATGAATATAACTTTAACAGAACGGAATGGCATGTTATAGAAAGAGATAATGGCAAAAAATAACCATAATACATGCAATACTCTTTAGATGCCGGTGAatgattttaagaaatgtttcgTGATTTAGGTCTGGTCGCCAGCGAGTGCCCGGATGGCTGGTTGTACTACCAGCACTCCTGTTACATGTTCGGTCATTCCTCACACACCTTCATGGACGCTGTggtaataatattgttttattaaccaaactgatttaattaatcaaatgttgcatttcaaacatttggaattttaaaggtactcgctcattttattgtaaaataagttttcccggtaatgcgtCTGAAAACGcttattatttatcattgttttacagttatagtataaaaaatagtttggttTTAGTAGCTGCGAGTGAGCAAGTTAGAATATAGCTTTGAAAACATTAACAGCTGGTGAAATATAGCATCTGCATATTGCATTGAACATGAGTTAAATTATGATTTGCGTGTTTGGCTTTTAAGAACAAAACAGCGTACTTACAATACTATTTCACTGAAAAGTATTATCGGATTAAATCTTATCTAAATGTGTTTGGCGAAAAACTACGTCTATTAGTTTAAATCTGCAAAAGTGCATGATAAGCTTCTTCGGAGGAGTAATATATTTGGCCTCCTCGGCAACCGGTTGGTTGTGCCAGAGCCTTGATAAAACCAACATCTTTTGAATTGTAGAAATATTGTGAACATTTCAACGCCACAATGCTCAACGTTAACACCCGAGAAGAGCAAAACTTCCTCAAAAGTTTCATGTCGAATCTTAAAGGTAAACTAAACAAAGTTTTGTGGCTACCGACCACAAGACAATTGAAAATAGGACGATGATACTATTTTGTATCAGATTTTGCTTGTGTTCCTTCCCGAgttcaaattaaatatcaaactatTAATAGCTTAAAGTATatacaaaaatgtacatataattattttgtttgtattggtCACCTAAATCACATGATTGAGAACAGCATGGAGCTTGGTTTATTGTGTATAGAGCATTACTACTGGATTGGTTTGACCGACGAGGTAATCGATGGTGTATGGAGGCTGTATCCCTCGGAACAGCCATCCCGTGTGTTCGATTGGTACGCGGGAGCGGGCGAGCCACAAGGGGGAACTGTAGAAAACTGTGTGCATGCTCAACCTGGTTATGGTTACCAATGGGCTGATGTCTCGTGCTCCAGTACTGCATCAGTCGTTTGTGAAAAGGACAGCAGGTATGTCTTGGTATTGTACAAGTAAACGTTAACATAACGCTGTCCCATCACTTTATAATCATGTTAGTACTTGTCTAATCATAATTAGAGGCTTgccttaaattatttatttcattactcataatttgaatgttatcaaatggaaaaaacagtaacaaacaagagatgtttgtcaaacattatgcccccccccccccccgagcgccatgttgtcaggattatatggacaaatgaatgaaatatgcatggatcgaaatgacagctgatttgttgccgttaacgcagttttaagattatgaccattaaagtgtgaggatagagtgtgttatgaccatgacctttgactctatgaactcaaaatccagagtcatcagcaggtcaccagaaacctaaagttcgagggccatgggtgcaggcattgtcaagttatcacacagacaagtttttttcgttcaaggtcactgtgaccttgacctttgacccaatgaccccttaaatcataaggggtcatctacaagtcagatgcaactccaagtcaagtttgaaggccatgggttctggcattgttgagttattactcggacaaccttttaccattcaagatcactgtgaccttgacatttggctctatgaatcctaaaatgaataagggtgatctactgatcaggcttaacatccatgtcaagtttaatgatcatatgttcaggcattgttgagatatcagtgggagaagatttgttaacttttttgcgttaaaggttactgtgacattgaccttggcctgatgacccccaaagacgataggggtcatctactgggcaggcccaaccttcatgtcaagtttgatgaccataggtccaggaattgtcgaggtcgctttcaaggtcactgtgaccatgacctttgacccctaaaatcaataggggtcatctactggtcaggcccaaccttcatgtcaagtttgagggccatgggtgcaggcattgttgagttatcactcggacaaccttttatcattcaaggtcactgtgaccttgacctttggcccaatgacccctaaaatcaatagggaccatcttctggccaggctcaacctccaagtcaagtttgagggccatgggtgcaggcattgtcgagttatcactcggataaccttttaccatttcaggtcactgtgaccttgacctttagcccaatgacccctaaaatcaatagggaccatcttctggccaggcccaacctccaagtcaagtttgagggccatgggtgcaggcattgtcgagttatcactcggacaaccttttaccattccaggtcactgtgaccttgacctttggccagatgacccccaaaaaccataggggtcatctcctggtcaggccaattctccaagtcaagtttgagggccatgggtgcaggcattgttgagttatcactcggacaaccttttaccatttctactggtctggcccaacctccaattcaattatgagggccatgggtgcaggcattgtcgcattatcactcggacaaccttttaccatttaaggtgactgtgaccttgacctttggcccgatgaccccccaaaacaataggggtcatctactggtcaggcccaacctccaattcaattatgagggccatgggtgccggcattgttgagttatcactcggacaaccttttaccattcaaggtcactgtgaacttgacctttgacccgatgagccccaaaaacaataggggtcagctactggtcaggcccaacctccaagtcacgtgtgagggccatgggtgcaggcattgtcaagttatcactcggacgaccttttaccattcaaggtcactgtgaccttgacctttggcctgatgaccccccaaaacaataggggtcatctactggtgaggcccaacctccatgtcaagtttgtgggccatgggtgcaggcattgttgagttatcactcggacaagctttaaaattattttaccattaaaggtcactgtgaccttgacctttgacccaatgaccccaaaatcaataggggtcatctactgatcaggcccaaccttcatgtgaagtttgatgaccatacgtccaggaattgttgagttatcactcggacaagctttggtctaccgacggaccgaccgaccgaccgaccgaccgaccgacataccgacatgcctgtgcaaagcaatatacccctcttcttcgaaggggggcataataacatTATCCACTAAAGTTGTCACAACGTCATGACAACtttatacatattgtttttacatgaaaTTGGTAATTAGACAAACATCCTCTGACATACTCAACTAAACTTAGTCCAAATCAATATACGAATTCCACATGAAGTTGTTAAGAGGAAACTTTACAAATAGTACTGAGTATTATATACAAGGGATCAATTGGTGTCTTATTCTATGTGAATGATTGC from Mya arenaria isolate MELC-2E11 chromosome 3, ASM2691426v1 harbors:
- the LOC128226571 gene encoding C-type lectin domain family 4 member E-like: MDMRFGILFLIGLVASECPDGWLYYQHSCYMFGHSSHTFMDAVKYCEHFNATMLNVNTREEQNFLKSFMSNLKEHYYWIGLTDEVIDGVWRLYPSEQPSRVFDWYAGAGEPQGGTVENCVHAQPGYGYQWADVSCSSTASVVCEKDSSSNGVQVIGRDIQAKERE